Proteins from a genomic interval of Polaribacter sp. Q13:
- a CDS encoding trehalase family glycosidase, with the protein MSKVLIVKKVVFFSVFLMMFFALNANAQDKKQVQFKSKTSKKYVAPAHVKFDANSIVLKTRLRELNRDINNFGILLDTEITNKKLLTGYRYEQFYDWDLYFENIYMSYYGISKYNFDNLEGFFAVQHPDGFIKRSFGPKLFGADHHFKPFIAQIIVLGSRQTKNWEWAKKYYQKTQLYLKHWFEYDTDKNGLAYWSGQQKGAWSGASDHSGMDNQNTRTLGLSEGVDLNCYLVRELQAMAVIAKELGKHKDAKNYLKHADKLKKLINKYLWDEASGFYYDRNEENGKTTFVKSVSGFTPIWAGVASKKQVKRMVDEHLKNPKEFWLEYPVPGYAKTEPDYRQNYQGQKGCNWKGSTWIPTNYMICHGLMDYGYDSLAKEIALKTYNMVLGNKNTREFFNSETGEGLGMNPFFGWSSLAYILPLELELKYNPTKLNQEKIQPIVVDKIGVNFK; encoded by the coding sequence ATGTCGAAAGTATTAATTGTTAAAAAAGTTGTTTTTTTTAGTGTCTTTTTGATGATGTTCTTTGCTCTAAATGCAAACGCACAAGATAAAAAGCAAGTACAATTTAAATCAAAAACTAGTAAAAAGTATGTTGCTCCCGCTCATGTAAAATTTGATGCAAATTCAATTGTATTAAAAACAAGGTTAAGAGAACTAAATAGAGATATCAATAATTTCGGAATTTTATTAGATACAGAAATAACCAACAAAAAATTGTTAACAGGATATAGATACGAACAATTTTACGATTGGGATTTATATTTTGAAAACATTTATATGTCGTACTACGGAATTTCAAAATACAACTTCGACAATTTAGAGGGCTTTTTTGCAGTGCAACATCCAGATGGATTTATTAAAAGATCATTTGGTCCAAAATTATTTGGTGCAGATCATCACTTTAAACCTTTTATTGCCCAAATTATAGTATTGGGATCTCGTCAGACTAAAAATTGGGAATGGGCTAAAAAGTATTATCAAAAAACGCAATTATATTTAAAGCATTGGTTTGAATATGATACAGATAAAAATGGATTGGCATATTGGTCTGGGCAGCAAAAAGGAGCTTGGTCTGGCGCATCAGACCATAGTGGTATGGACAATCAAAATACAAGAACTCTTGGTTTAAGTGAAGGTGTAGATTTAAATTGTTATTTGGTGCGTGAATTGCAAGCGATGGCAGTTATAGCAAAAGAATTAGGGAAACATAAAGATGCTAAAAATTATTTAAAGCATGCTGATAAGTTAAAGAAGTTGATTAACAAATATTTATGGGATGAAGCGTCTGGTTTTTATTACGATAGAAATGAAGAAAATGGAAAAACAACTTTTGTAAAGTCGGTTTCTGGTTTTACACCAATTTGGGCAGGAGTTGCATCAAAAAAACAAGTAAAACGAATGGTTGACGAGCATTTGAAAAACCCAAAAGAATTTTGGTTAGAATATCCTGTTCCTGGTTATGCAAAAACAGAACCAGATTATCGTCAGAATTATCAAGGACAAAAAGGTTGTAACTGGAAAGGTTCTACTTGGATTCCTACTAATTACATGATTTGCCATGGATTAATGGATTATGGGTATGATTCTTTAGCAAAAGAAATTGCGCTAAAAACCTATAATATGGTATTAGGAAATAAAAATACACGTGAATTTTTTAATTCAGAAACCGGTGAAGGACTAGGAATGAATCCATTCTTTGGATGGTCTTCTTTAGCCTATATTTTACCTTTAGAATTAGAATTAAAGTACAATCCTACAAAGTTAAATCAAGAAAAGATACAACCAATTGTTGTGGATAAAATTGGTGTCAATTTTAAATAA
- a CDS encoding sulfatase, producing the protein MRNKYKTLKAASGFGLALLIVTLSLISCEKKVEKKPNILFCIADDASFIHTSIQGTSQLNTPNFDRVAKQGVLFNNAYSNVSSCAPSRAAILTGRNLWELEEGGLLFGGLRKKFPTVSNMLKETGYATGYTGKGYMPASLKEPYQTEPLAPELNKIRMKVPKFISNKDYASNFEDFLDKKEKDKPFFFWFGSHEAHRAYSQGIGVKNGKDISKIKVPGFLPDTDLVRSDIADYYYEIEWFDTHLGLMIKALEASGELENTIIIVTADNGMPFPRAKASCYDYGTHMPLAIYWGNKIKGGANVDDFISFTDFAPTLLEAVGLDIPKEMSGKSFLNVLLANKSGQVDATRNRVFTGLERHAYCRPEGLGYPVRTIRKEDWLYMVNFEPDRYPGGNPDFYSVHQGYYGEVDAGPTRSYLIDNKEDIDVKYYFDLQFAKRQKVELYNVKEDPYQLKNLASEEKYTDLCDSLKTELFAYLKETNDPRMEGKAPWDNYPYYFKGLDKKYLLPIGLRDINYKTKKINK; encoded by the coding sequence ATGAGAAATAAGTATAAAACTTTAAAAGCTGCAAGTGGGTTTGGTTTGGCACTTCTAATAGTGACTTTATCACTAATTTCTTGTGAAAAAAAGGTAGAGAAAAAACCAAACATTCTTTTTTGTATTGCAGATGATGCTTCTTTTATTCACACATCTATACAAGGAACAAGTCAACTTAATACACCAAATTTTGATAGGGTTGCAAAACAAGGAGTGCTTTTTAATAACGCTTATAGTAATGTGTCATCTTGCGCTCCATCAAGGGCTGCTATTTTAACAGGAAGAAACCTCTGGGAATTGGAAGAAGGAGGATTGTTATTTGGAGGGTTGCGTAAAAAGTTTCCTACGGTTTCAAATATGTTAAAAGAAACCGGTTACGCTACAGGATATACTGGTAAAGGATATATGCCTGCAAGTTTAAAAGAACCGTATCAAACAGAACCATTGGCGCCGGAGTTAAACAAAATCAGAATGAAAGTTCCTAAATTTATTTCAAATAAGGATTATGCTAGCAATTTTGAAGACTTTCTTGATAAAAAAGAAAAAGACAAACCTTTCTTCTTTTGGTTTGGATCTCACGAAGCACATAGGGCTTATAGTCAGGGAATTGGAGTAAAAAATGGAAAGGATATTTCGAAAATTAAAGTACCCGGTTTTTTACCAGATACAGATTTAGTCCGAAGCGATATTGCAGATTATTATTATGAAATAGAATGGTTTGATACGCATTTAGGACTTATGATTAAAGCATTGGAAGCTTCTGGTGAATTAGAAAACACCATTATTATTGTTACTGCAGACAATGGAATGCCTTTTCCAAGAGCAAAAGCGTCATGCTACGATTATGGAACTCATATGCCATTAGCTATTTATTGGGGTAATAAAATTAAAGGAGGAGCTAACGTTGATGATTTTATCAGTTTTACCGATTTTGCTCCTACATTATTAGAAGCTGTTGGTCTTGATATTCCGAAAGAAATGTCAGGAAAAAGTTTTTTAAATGTTTTACTTGCCAATAAAAGCGGCCAGGTAGATGCTACAAGAAATCGCGTTTTTACAGGCTTAGAACGTCATGCGTATTGCCGTCCCGAAGGATTGGGTTATCCTGTACGTACCATTAGAAAAGAAGATTGGTTATATATGGTAAACTTTGAACCAGACAGATACCCTGGTGGAAATCCCGATTTTTATTCAGTACATCAAGGTTATTATGGAGAGGTTGATGCTGGACCTACACGTTCTTATTTAATTGATAATAAAGAGGATATCGACGTAAAATATTATTTCGATTTACAGTTTGCTAAACGTCAAAAAGTAGAATTATATAATGTAAAAGAAGATCCATATCAATTAAAAAACTTGGCTTCCGAAGAAAAATATACAGATTTATGTGATTCTTTAAAAACAGAACTTTTTGCTTATTTAAAAGAAACGAATGACCCCAGAATGGAAGGGAAAGCTCCTTGGGATAATTATCCGTATTACTTTAAAGGATTGGATAAGAAATATTTATTACCAATAGGGCTGAGAGATATTAACTATAAAACCAAAAAAATCAACAAATGA
- the galB gene encoding beta-galactosidase GalB, giving the protein MRNSKLLKFILFTLFVAFYISCKSGISESASESLSVSDENFNKGWLFSKGDFKDAQNVNFDDADWRKLNLPHDWAIEGPFDNKYNARTGGLPVHGVAWYRKHFKVDSQFSEKQISVEFDGAMNLAKVWLNGEYIGERPYGYIGFELDLTKHIKFGEDNVISVQLSPEDLAARWYSGAGIYRNVRLKMNEKIHIPQYGTFVTTPNVTKENAEVKIETKIKNSSTVTKKAELKTVIKNNRGVVVAENTTKLSVDKGAEVKELVSLEVENPELWDLKSPTLYTAKSIVTVDGQIVDEYETKFGIRTIKFDKDNGFLLNGNQVELNGVCMHHDQGPLGAAINYRAKQRQMQIMQSMGVNALRTSHNPPSPEILRVCDELGIVVIVEAFDEWKIGKVENGYHKFFDEWHETDLRDMIKRDRNHPSVIMWSIGNEILEQSKKDGWKLTKQLNDICHDEDNTRPTTVGFNYFPAPFKNNLAEQVDIVGMNYWPEEYKAILEKNPDMIVYGSETSSLTSSRGVYHLPIEFTEKHETNHVSSYDVIVGPPWAYAPDIEFDAQAKEPRSLGEFIWTGFDYLGEPTPYGGRDNSTNGHWNDDWPSRSSYFAPVDLSGFPKDRFYLYQSQWTTEPMVHVLPHWNWEGKEGDIIPVYAYTNCDEVELFVNGKSFGKKIKGKDFTEIPSEYHGFKKGMYKSKYRLSWNVPYQPGDIKVIAYKDGNEVASKQIKTAGTPATIELVADRTEIDADGNDLSFITVKVLDKDGNFCPLADNLINFNISGEGVLAAVGNGDQTSLASFQANNRKAFNGMCLLVVKSTENSGIINITASSDNLEYQKIAIQTK; this is encoded by the coding sequence ATGAGAAACTCCAAACTTCTGAAATTCATTTTATTTACACTATTTGTAGCTTTTTATATATCATGTAAATCTGGAATTAGTGAGTCTGCATCGGAATCATTATCCGTATCTGATGAGAACTTTAACAAAGGATGGCTTTTTTCTAAAGGTGATTTTAAAGATGCACAAAATGTCAATTTTGATGATGCGGATTGGAGAAAATTAAATCTACCCCATGATTGGGCCATTGAAGGTCCTTTTGACAACAAATACAACGCAAGAACAGGTGGTTTACCTGTGCATGGAGTTGCTTGGTATAGAAAACATTTTAAGGTTGACAGTCAGTTTAGTGAAAAACAAATTTCTGTTGAGTTTGATGGTGCCATGAATCTTGCTAAAGTTTGGCTGAATGGTGAATATATTGGAGAAAGACCTTATGGTTATATCGGCTTTGAACTTGATCTTACCAAGCATATTAAATTTGGAGAGGATAATGTTATTTCTGTTCAGTTATCACCAGAAGATTTAGCAGCACGTTGGTATTCTGGAGCAGGAATTTACAGAAATGTAAGACTTAAAATGAATGAGAAAATTCATATTCCGCAGTATGGAACGTTTGTTACAACACCAAATGTTACCAAAGAAAACGCTGAAGTAAAAATTGAAACTAAAATTAAAAATTCTTCTACCGTTACAAAAAAGGCGGAACTTAAAACAGTCATTAAAAATAATAGAGGAGTTGTTGTTGCTGAAAATACTACAAAATTATCAGTAGATAAAGGCGCTGAAGTAAAAGAGTTGGTTTCTTTAGAAGTAGAAAACCCTGAATTATGGGATTTAAAATCACCTACTTTATATACCGCAAAAAGTATTGTAACTGTTGATGGACAAATTGTGGATGAATATGAAACTAAATTCGGAATTAGAACTATTAAGTTTGATAAAGACAACGGTTTTTTATTAAACGGAAATCAAGTTGAATTGAATGGTGTGTGTATGCATCATGATCAAGGACCTTTGGGAGCGGCTATAAATTACAGAGCCAAACAGCGTCAAATGCAAATAATGCAAAGTATGGGCGTAAATGCATTAAGAACGAGTCATAATCCACCATCACCAGAAATATTAAGAGTTTGTGATGAGTTGGGAATTGTTGTTATTGTTGAGGCTTTTGACGAATGGAAAATAGGAAAAGTAGAAAACGGTTATCATAAGTTTTTTGATGAATGGCACGAAACCGATTTAAGAGATATGATTAAAAGAGATAGAAATCATCCTTCTGTAATTATGTGGAGTATTGGTAATGAAATTCTAGAACAAAGTAAAAAAGATGGATGGAAACTAACTAAACAGTTAAATGATATTTGTCATGATGAAGATAATACCAGACCAACTACCGTTGGATTTAATTATTTCCCTGCACCGTTTAAGAACAATTTAGCAGAGCAAGTAGATATTGTTGGTATGAATTATTGGCCAGAAGAGTACAAAGCTATTTTAGAGAAAAATCCGGATATGATTGTATATGGTTCAGAAACATCTTCATTAACAAGTAGTAGAGGTGTGTATCATTTGCCAATAGAATTCACTGAAAAACATGAAACCAATCACGTTTCTAGTTATGATGTGATTGTTGGTCCACCTTGGGCATACGCGCCAGATATTGAGTTTGATGCACAAGCTAAAGAACCAAGATCTTTAGGTGAATTTATTTGGACAGGTTTTGATTATTTAGGAGAGCCAACGCCTTATGGAGGAAGAGACAACTCAACCAACGGACATTGGAATGATGATTGGCCATCACGTTCATCTTATTTTGCTCCTGTTGATTTATCAGGATTTCCAAAAGATCGTTTTTATTTATATCAAAGTCAATGGACGACAGAACCAATGGTACATGTTTTACCGCATTGGAATTGGGAAGGTAAAGAAGGTGATATCATTCCGGTATATGCATATACCAATTGTGATGAAGTAGAATTATTTGTAAACGGAAAATCTTTTGGTAAAAAGATTAAAGGAAAAGATTTTACCGAAATACCATCCGAATATCATGGATTTAAAAAAGGAATGTATAAATCTAAATACAGACTTTCATGGAATGTGCCTTATCAACCAGGAGACATCAAAGTAATAGCATATAAAGATGGCAATGAAGTAGCTTCTAAGCAAATTAAAACTGCAGGAACTCCTGCTACCATAGAATTAGTCGCAGATAGAACTGAAATTGATGCAGATGGTAATGACCTTTCTTTTATTACAGTGAAGGTTTTAGATAAAGACGGTAATTTTTGTCCGCTTGCAGATAATTTAATCAACTTTAATATCTCTGGAGAAGGCGTTTTGGCAGCAGTAGGAAATGGAGATCAAACGTCATTAGCCTCTTTTCAAGCAAACAACAGAAAAGCGTTTAATGGAATGTGTTTATTGGTGGTGAAATCGACAGAAAATAGCGGAATTATAAACATTACAGCATCTTCAGATAATTTGGAATATCAAAAAATAGCAATACAAACAAAATAA
- a CDS encoding alpha-L-fucosidase — MKQKIVLVLFAIFTAINVSNAQENFKPEWESLKKHKPSPEWFADAKLGVYFHWGVYNVPANGNEWYGRFMYDKDRRKSWGKDIYDYHTKTYGRDKQYHDFIPEWKGEKFSAKAWVDMFEHLGAKFIGTIAEHHDGFSLWESKVNEWNSKNMGPKIDVVKEMALEVKKRDLKFMTTFHHGFHMMFFPKSENSGLRPLSEHNAVYKNNEVPSDPKYRKLYGTMTYQEECDIWLGKLDEVINDYCPDYIWMDFAQGYINEKYRKQFLANYFNKAAELNKEVVVNTKGDFFPTDLAIVNLERATMEDIMPDVWVTDFQIGSSWGYNKDKRSAINPQKAIRILAEVVSKNGVMILAAAPMAEGIIPEEQVAAMNGIGNWLGAYGEAIYKTRPFVEFGQGPTKLVKNPNDDWNAYGAIKAGLQDLNDQDVRYTKNGNTVYAIQLGWPGAKQEITLETFAGKAKDLKIKSIKVLGSKERIKWNKTAKGLTVTSPKKMPEFGEAAIVYKITLK, encoded by the coding sequence ATGAAACAAAAAATAGTATTAGTGCTGTTTGCCATTTTTACAGCAATTAATGTATCAAACGCACAAGAAAATTTTAAACCAGAATGGGAAAGTTTAAAGAAGCACAAACCTTCTCCGGAATGGTTTGCCGATGCAAAATTAGGTGTTTATTTTCATTGGGGAGTGTACAATGTTCCTGCTAATGGAAATGAATGGTACGGGCGTTTTATGTATGATAAAGATCGTAGAAAAAGTTGGGGTAAAGATATTTATGATTACCACACAAAAACCTACGGAAGAGATAAACAATACCACGATTTTATCCCAGAATGGAAAGGGGAAAAATTTAGTGCAAAAGCTTGGGTAGATATGTTTGAGCATTTGGGCGCAAAATTTATTGGAACTATTGCAGAACATCATGATGGTTTTTCGCTTTGGGAAAGTAAAGTAAATGAGTGGAATTCTAAAAACATGGGTCCAAAGATTGATGTTGTAAAAGAAATGGCATTGGAGGTTAAAAAACGCGATTTAAAATTCATGACCACGTTTCATCATGGTTTTCATATGATGTTTTTTCCAAAAAGTGAAAACAGTGGGCTTCGTCCATTAAGTGAGCACAATGCTGTGTACAAAAATAATGAAGTGCCTTCAGATCCAAAATACCGTAAGTTATATGGAACGATGACTTATCAAGAAGAATGTGACATTTGGTTAGGAAAATTAGATGAAGTAATAAATGATTATTGTCCCGATTATATTTGGATGGATTTTGCTCAGGGTTATATAAATGAAAAATACCGTAAACAATTTTTAGCAAATTATTTTAACAAAGCAGCTGAGTTAAATAAAGAAGTGGTTGTAAATACAAAAGGAGATTTTTTTCCAACGGATTTGGCAATTGTGAATTTAGAAAGAGCAACTATGGAAGATATTATGCCAGATGTTTGGGTAACAGATTTTCAGATAGGTAGTTCTTGGGGATACAATAAAGACAAGCGTTCTGCTATTAATCCGCAAAAAGCAATTAGAATTTTAGCTGAAGTTGTAAGTAAAAATGGTGTGATGATTTTAGCTGCAGCGCCAATGGCAGAAGGAATAATTCCTGAAGAACAAGTGGCTGCAATGAATGGAATTGGTAATTGGTTAGGAGCTTATGGCGAAGCAATTTACAAAACGCGTCCGTTTGTAGAATTTGGTCAAGGTCCAACAAAATTGGTAAAAAACCCTAATGATGATTGGAATGCTTACGGAGCAATTAAAGCAGGACTTCAAGATTTAAACGATCAAGATGTTCGATATACAAAAAACGGAAATACGGTGTATGCTATTCAATTAGGATGGCCAGGTGCGAAACAAGAAATTACTTTGGAAACTTTTGCAGGAAAAGCAAAAGATTTAAAAATTAAATCGATAAAAGTTTTAGGAAGTAAAGAACGTATCAAATGGAATAAAACAGCAAAAGGATTGACAGTTACATCACCTAAAAAAATGCCAGAATTTGGTGAAGCTGCCATTGTATATAAAATTACTTTAAAATAA
- a CDS encoding sulfatase yields the protein MKTPMLNFLVVTVAFLSLSSCGVDKSEVKERQKPNIIFIMADDHTSQAIGAYGSRLAKLNPTPTIDRLAKEGILFENAFCTNAICTPSRASIITGQYSQANGVLDLDGNLPADRQYLPIEMNKLGYQTAVMGKWHLKDAPEAFGYYKVFYNQGEYFNPVMREKGALDSVSNYKLYKKTGTFPGKRYEGHSSDVVTDASLNWLKNIRDKSKPFMLLHHFKAPHDMFEFAPRYKDYLEDVTIPEPASLWDNQNNGSIATKGINGSLMDTIGSSVGKRNVIRNMGQHMEIDPNLSDDEYKRQAYQEYLKRYLRCVKGVDDNVKRLFDYLEKEGLMDNTIIMYTGDQGFMLGEHDYIDKRWMYEEAMRMPFLVRYPKMIKAGTRTDAIVNNTDYAPTIIELAGGKTPSYMQGNSFSELLETGKEPENWQQSTYYRYWMHMAHKHNNPAHFGIRTKKYKLIFFYGEPYRDDLVHWKGKKKRPLFAMNTPAAWEFYDLEKDPKEMDNKYNDPAYAEIIQQLKKDLKEKRKSLNEEDAKYPNIQKVIEDNWDK from the coding sequence ATGAAAACTCCAATGTTGAATTTTCTTGTTGTAACCGTTGCTTTTTTAAGTTTAAGTAGCTGTGGTGTTGATAAAAGTGAAGTAAAAGAACGTCAAAAACCGAATATCATATTTATCATGGCAGATGATCATACATCGCAAGCTATTGGTGCGTATGGTAGTCGATTGGCAAAACTGAATCCTACACCAACAATTGATAGATTGGCAAAAGAAGGAATTCTTTTTGAAAATGCCTTTTGTACCAATGCTATTTGTACACCATCAAGAGCAAGTATTATTACAGGACAATACAGTCAAGCTAATGGCGTGTTAGATTTAGACGGGAATTTGCCTGCAGACAGACAATATTTGCCTATCGAAATGAATAAATTGGGCTATCAAACGGCGGTGATGGGAAAATGGCATTTAAAAGATGCACCAGAAGCTTTTGGTTATTACAAAGTATTTTACAATCAAGGAGAATACTTTAATCCTGTAATGCGAGAAAAAGGAGCGTTAGATTCTGTTTCTAATTATAAGCTTTATAAAAAAACGGGAACGTTTCCGGGGAAAAGATACGAAGGTCATTCTTCTGATGTTGTAACGGATGCTTCTTTAAATTGGTTAAAAAATATTAGAGATAAAAGCAAGCCATTTATGTTGTTGCATCATTTTAAAGCGCCGCATGATATGTTTGAATTTGCGCCACGTTACAAAGATTATTTAGAAGATGTTACCATTCCAGAACCTGCAAGTTTATGGGATAATCAGAATAATGGTTCTATAGCTACTAAAGGAATTAATGGTTCTTTAATGGATACCATAGGTTCATCCGTCGGAAAAAGAAATGTAATTAGAAACATGGGGCAACATATGGAAATTGATCCAAATCTTTCTGATGATGAATACAAAAGACAAGCGTATCAAGAATATTTAAAAAGGTATTTGCGCTGCGTAAAAGGTGTAGATGATAATGTAAAACGTCTTTTTGATTATTTAGAAAAAGAAGGATTGATGGACAATACTATAATTATGTATACCGGAGATCAAGGTTTTATGCTGGGAGAACATGATTATATCGATAAAAGATGGATGTATGAAGAAGCAATGCGCATGCCGTTTTTGGTGAGATATCCTAAAATGATAAAAGCCGGAACAAGAACTGATGCCATTGTAAATAATACAGATTATGCACCAACCATTATAGAATTGGCAGGAGGTAAAACGCCATCTTATATGCAAGGAAACAGTTTTAGTGAGTTATTAGAAACGGGTAAAGAACCAGAAAATTGGCAGCAATCTACCTATTATCGTTATTGGATGCACATGGCACACAAGCACAACAATCCTGCTCATTTTGGAATTAGAACAAAAAAGTACAAGTTAATATTTTTTTATGGTGAACCATACAGAGATGATTTGGTGCATTGGAAAGGTAAAAAGAAAAGACCATTATTTGCCATGAATACGCCAGCAGCTTGGGAGTTTTATGATTTGGAAAAAGATCCGAAAGAAATGGATAATAAGTACAATGATCCTGCGTATGCAGAAATTATACAGCAATTAAAAAAGGATTTAAAAGAAAAGCGAAAGTCTTTAAATGAAGAGGATGCTAAGTATCCTAATATTCAGAAAGTAATTGAGGACAATTGGGATAAGTAG
- a CDS encoding SGNH/GDSL hydrolase family protein: MKFKITLFFSLLIIASSSLLAQVSKEKFNFDPNKTEELRVRNGLPNFFKKLKAGEDVKIGYIGGSITNGGLWRTKSIEWLKSEYPKANITQVNAAIGGTGPEYGACRINNHLLIHNPDMVFIEYRVNNGGAYQGRALEGLIPQI; encoded by the coding sequence ATGAAATTTAAAATCACATTATTTTTTAGTTTGCTTATAATCGCTTCAAGCAGTTTATTAGCACAAGTTTCCAAAGAAAAATTTAATTTCGATCCAAATAAAACAGAGGAACTTAGAGTAAGGAACGGTTTGCCAAACTTCTTTAAAAAACTAAAAGCAGGCGAAGATGTAAAGATTGGATATATTGGAGGAAGCATCACCAATGGTGGGTTGTGGCGAACTAAATCTATAGAATGGCTTAAAAGTGAGTATCCAAAAGCAAATATTACACAAGTAAATGCTGCAATTGGAGGAACAGGTCCAGAATATGGAGCTTGTAGAATAAACAATCATTTGTTGATACACAATCCAGATATGGTTTTTATTGAATACAGAGTTAATAATGGTGGCGCGTATCAAGGGCGTGCTTTAGAAGGATTGATTCCACAAATTTGA
- a CDS encoding alpha-L-fucosidase — protein MNTKKYIIFLLIGVLSISCKVKNEQIAEASKEQYQANWTSLRKHQTPNWFDDLKFGIYCHWGPQTVEVMYKKDEITRLQAIEKWKGDKFSAKNWVDVMQRTGAQFGGPVAWHGSGIVNWDSDITNWNSTKKGPKVDIYGSLSKELHKRGMPVIASYHIGDFWSRMWGQISLENKSIIDPTQDNSKYAVSNNGRISDEIFDAWYARISESVDKYQPDMIWFDTGFGGTVHKVLKKEMVNGRLLPNVSNKLISAPETYQQKMISYFFNKGLEWNKEVEVIYKTHDIPVGIGVRDIEDGNLLGLQYDPWMADVNMQRHFDWRATWFYNPLNKVKDAGMLVRYVSGYD, from the coding sequence ATGAATACTAAAAAATATATAATTTTCTTGTTAATTGGAGTTTTATCAATCTCTTGTAAAGTAAAAAACGAACAGATTGCAGAAGCTTCAAAAGAACAATATCAGGCCAATTGGACTTCTTTAAGAAAGCACCAAACGCCTAATTGGTTCGATGATTTAAAGTTTGGTATTTATTGTCATTGGGGACCTCAAACAGTTGAGGTTATGTATAAAAAAGATGAAATTACTCGGTTGCAAGCTATCGAGAAATGGAAAGGAGATAAGTTTAGTGCTAAAAATTGGGTAGATGTAATGCAGAGAACAGGTGCACAATTTGGTGGTCCTGTAGCTTGGCATGGTAGTGGCATTGTAAATTGGGATAGTGATATTACAAACTGGAATTCTACTAAAAAGGGACCTAAAGTTGATATTTATGGCAGTTTGTCTAAAGAACTTCATAAAAGAGGAATGCCCGTAATTGCAAGTTATCATATAGGTGATTTTTGGAGTAGAATGTGGGGGCAAATAAGTTTAGAAAATAAATCAATTATAGATCCTACACAAGACAATTCTAAATATGCAGTTTCTAATAACGGACGAATTAGCGATGAAATTTTTGATGCGTGGTACGCCAGAATTTCAGAATCTGTAGATAAATATCAACCAGATATGATTTGGTTTGATACCGGTTTTGGAGGTACAGTTCATAAAGTATTAAAAAAGGAAATGGTAAATGGCCGTTTACTTCCAAATGTTTCTAATAAATTGATAAGTGCGCCAGAAACATATCAACAAAAAATGATTAGTTATTTCTTTAACAAGGGGTTAGAGTGGAATAAAGAAGTTGAGGTTATTTATAAAACGCATGATATTCCTGTTGGCATTGGTGTAAGAGATATTGAAGATGGAAATTTATTGGGTTTACAATATGATCCTTGGATGGCAGATGTAAACATGCAACGTCATTTTGATTGGCGCGCTACTTGGTTTTACAATCCTTTAAACAAAGTAAAAGATGCCGGCATGTTGGTTAGATATGTTAGTGGATATGACTAG
- a CDS encoding alpha-L-fucosidase C-terminal domain-containing protein: protein MPACWLDMLVDMTSKNGRMLLNVPPKADGTFAEEVKKELFEIGDWLKMNGEAIYGTMPWVFYGEGPTEVTNPGHHGQGKNHGDFIPKYTSEDIRFTQKENVLYAICLDWPGEELNIRSLGTYGKLYPGDIKSVSMLGSNEQIKWSQNKEGMLLKLPSTQPCKFAVVFKIERK from the coding sequence ATGCCGGCATGTTGGTTAGATATGTTAGTGGATATGACTAGTAAAAATGGTAGAATGTTATTAAATGTTCCTCCAAAAGCAGACGGTACTTTTGCAGAAGAAGTTAAAAAAGAACTCTTTGAAATTGGAGATTGGTTAAAAATGAATGGAGAAGCAATTTATGGTACCATGCCTTGGGTATTTTATGGTGAAGGCCCAACAGAAGTTACAAATCCGGGTCATCATGGTCAAGGAAAAAATCATGGAGATTTTATTCCAAAATACACTTCGGAAGACATTCGTTTTACACAAAAAGAGAATGTATTGTATGCTATTTGCTTAGACTGGCCAGGAGAAGAATTAAATATTAGAAGTCTAGGAACTTATGGAAAACTATATCCTGGTGATATAAAATCGGTTTCGATGTTAGGTAGTAATGAACAGATTAAATGGAGCCAAAACAAAGAAGGAATGCTTTTAAAATTACCTTCAACACAGCCATGTAAATTTGCAGTGGTTTTTAAAATTGAAAGAAAATAA